The Synechococcus sp. MVIR-18-1 region GATCTGGTCTGGTCGTTCCAGATTGGACTCCACCAAGTCTTGTAGCGAAAGGCGTAGTGCGAGCAACCATTGGGCGTGACGTTGGGTGCGTAGGTCCGCCAGGCTGGTAGTGGTTGGTGATGGCCTGTTCACGTACTTTGGCGGGTCAACAAGGCTGGCTTGAACTCTCCTTCTCTTAAATCTAGCTAAGGAGTTTTGGCTCGATTCTTAAGCCATTGCTCATGAGCCGGGCCGTTTTGACCGATTGAAAGTGATGAGCAGATGCGTAATGCTTGATGCACACCACTCTCCAGCTCGATGGTGGCGCGCTGCGCTCCGGATTGCCGCAATTGCCCGTGAAGGCCTCTGGTGGCGTTGTTGATCTGGAGCTTGTGAATCAGCTGCGCGACGAAGAGGCTTGATGGAGAAATGGATGCCTTCATGCTAGCTGAGCCAGGCGGCCTCCGGATTTGCGTTCTCTCTGCTCTCCAGTTTTGAGCCCTGATACAGAGGATGCCTGCCGCCATCGCTTGCATGGCTTCCCATGCGTTGATGGTTTTCCGAAATGATCCCGATACTCTTAAGTCAGGCGCTCCAATGATTTGGCAGCTGATATCCGCTGGCAGCAGCGCTTTGCGAATTACACGCGAGCCTTGGAGCAGCTCGAGCGTTTTTTTGAGCCGCCTGCGCTGAATGAGCGGGAGCAGCAAGGTTTGATCAAGGCCTTTGAATACACCTTTGAATTGGCCTGGAACACGCTCCGTGATCTGTTGCGCAGTCAAGGCAACGAAAGCTTGCTCGGATCCCGCGACACCTTGCGAGAAGCCTTCCGCCTTGAATTACTTCAAGACGGTGAGTCTTGGATGCTGATGATTCAAGACCGCAATCTCACCAGCCACACCTACAACCGCGCAACCGCAGATGCGATTGCCGCCAATATTCAGCAGCACTACCTCAGTTGTTTTCAGAGCTTGCGCACTCGCCTGCAGATCCGCTTAGAGAAAGAGGCACGCTGATGGATTCCACGAGCAGTGAGATGGCCCAAACCGTCGTCATCCCAGGAATTTCCGGGCCTCAGCAACAGAGGTTGTTGGATGTATTGATCCAACAAGCCGATGTGGATGCCATCTGGTTGTTTGGTTCGCGGGCGATGGGCAGAGAAGGCCCTGGATCAGATATTGATTTGTGCGTCGATGCTGCTCGTCTAAGTCATCAGGAACGGCTGCGGCTCATGGCTGCTATTGATGATTTGTTGCTGCCCTGGACGGTGGATTTGGCGTTACGCCATGAGCTGCCCCCTGATCTTCTTTCCCACGTGCAGCGGGTGGGGCGCTGTCTCTGGACGAGGACGAAGTGATCACTCGTAGGGGGAGGCCAGTGGCACGTTTGGTCGGTAAAGGCGCAACGTCTCAGGCCGTTGGCAAAGCCCATTGGATGCAGCGCTTCCGATCTGGAGCGGCTTGGATTGCTTGAACGCTGCTCCCCAGACTTTGAGCAGGCCTGTGAGTGGGTGAAGGACAGCCGTTCGTCTTAGTCGTGAATTACATATAAGCTGATTTGGTAATTCACTGGTTTGTCTTTGAGAAGCACGATCACCTCGCGAGGCCAGACCGTGATCCCGGCTGCGATTCGCGAGCGGTTTGGCTTAGGCCCGTCGCAACGCTTGGAGTGGCTTGTGGAAGAAGACGGTTCGATTCGAGTGGTGCCTGTGGCGGCATCTCCTGTGCAGGCCTTTCGCGGACAGAGCCGCAAGGGTGGAGCAACAGCGAGGCTGTTGGCGGATCGGGAGCTCGATCGAAACGCTGAACGGTGATGCCCGCTTTTTGCCTCGACACCTCAGCAATCCTGACCTTGCGAGACGACGAACCCGGTGCCGAGCGCGTCGCCATGCTGCTGGATGGACCTGATCCCTGTTTCGCCTGTTTCATCACGGGAATGGAGGTTTTCTACCGGGTTTGGAAAGACGAAGGAGAGGGGAGTGGGCGTCTTGCCTATGAACAGTTGCAATCGCTGCCAATCGCATGGGTTGATCAGACAGAACCCTTATTGCTGGAAGCCTCCCGGATCAAGGCGTTGCATCGGCTTTCCGTTGCTGATGCCTGGATCGCCGCAGCGGCTCGTCTCAGCCGAGCAACATTGCTGCATAAGGATCCGGAATTTGAGGCCATCACTGAGTTGGATCAGAGTTGGTTGGCCTGATTACCCACCTGAGCGGAGTGAGAGTCGCTGCAGATCGCCGAAACGTTCGAAGTCGCGATCAAAGCTCACCAGGCGCCAACCGTTGCTGATGGCCAGCGCTGCAAGGTAGGCGTCGGTGCAAAGGCGGGCTGAGAGATCTCCCTCGCGCATCAGCTGGTGGAACACATCCCAGCCATCGCTGGCTGGGATCGCGAGGCTTACCCCTGGTTGTTGGCACAAGGATTGAAGGATTGCAGAAGCCTCATGCGTGGTTTTAACGTCTGGGCCCATCAGCTTGGGTTGGCTCAACAGGCGCACCAGGCCCAAGGCCGTGACCGTGCAGAAGTGCACTTGCTCAGCAGCCTGTTGCTCCCAGTAGTTCAGGGCTGGCTGATGATGAAAGTGATCCGGGGTTGCCAGTGCCAGCCACACATTGAGATCCGGAAGATCTGCGTTGCTGCTCATGGTTCGAGCAGGTCAAAGAGGTCTGCGTTGCTGGTGGTGCTGGAATCAAAAGCAAGGTGGCCTTCAACCTTTGGGAGCTGGCTAGCAGAGCGCGTTGTTGGTCTCGCGCTGTGCGTTGGTGCCATGAGCCCTTGTTCCACGTAGCTCTGCAAGAGCTGTTTGAGCGTGATCTGTTCACTGGCGGCCCTGGCTTTGAGCCGCGCAAAAAGAGGGTCCGGTAGCTCCAGGGTGGTCCGCATTGCCCTTTGAAGTCTTGATGCGCATATTAATGCGCATCAAGACGATTCGCGGCAGTCCTCATCCTGCGTGCCGGAAGCGTTAAAAGTCTTTTGGTGGCAAAGAAGTCATTAGTGTCTCTCCGCGAAGATCAGCATGCTTTTACCAAGGCGTTGGTGGCCGCTGGTCGCTTCCCATTAGGGAGTGCTGCCCTGCAGGTCTTGCTGCAGCAGCGCGCCAACGGGTCCTTTATCTCTGGCGATCAACTGCGAGCCAGATTGGCTGCGTAGCCCCGATGAGCGAGGCGTCGGTGGCGCTGGGGGAACGCCGCCCGACGAATCACTCTTGGTCGATATTGACTGGTCGCGAACAGGAGGTGAGGTCTGATGCGCGCCAAGTTGTTTCGCAATGGCCGCAGTCAGGCGGTGCGCTTGCCTGCTACCTGTCGTTTTGAAGGGACGGAAGTGGAGGTCAAGCGTGACCCTGAGACCGGCATTGTCAGCCTGCACCCCTTGCGGTCGAGTCCTCTTGAGTGGTTGCGCCAGCGTGCAGAATTGCTCGACAGTGACTCTGATGCCTCGGCCGGTTTTGGTGAGCTTTTCGAGGGGGGCGAGCAGGATGCTCCGGCTCAGCAAAGGGATTGGCCGAGAAGCAGCGCTTCATGCTCGACACCAATGCCGTTCGGGTGTTGTTGGAGCGTCGTTCGCCCCAGCTCGACCAATGGTTTGCCGAGGATCGCTGCAGTGTTTCGGCGATCGTGTCCGCTGAGATCCGCTTTGGTTTGGAGCGTCGTCGACTCCCTGAACAGCGAGCTGCGTTGGTACAAAACCTTCTCGAGGTTTTGCCGGTTGAAGCTTTTGATGCACCTGTCTCCAATGTCTATGGCACTTTGCGCTTTCGGTTGCAACAGATTGGGATCACCGTGGCAGCCATGGATCTATTGATTGCCTCCCACGCTTTGGCTTTGGAGCGCTCATTGATCAGTGATGACCAGGTGTTTGCTCAGCTGCCCGGCTTGCATCTCGTGCAGGCGAGTTGATCGCTGATCGCCGCCCGACGCTGATAAGACGCTCATCGTGCCGATTGCCTCGCCAGTGTTGCTGTTCTGTTGGTCATGTCATTAGCGCCCTAGCCCGGCAGGCCCTATCCAGGTCAGCAGACGGAGGGGCTCAGAACGTTTTGGAGCAACGCTCTGGATTGCCGCAATTGCCTGTGAAAGCTTCTGGTGGCGTTGTGTCATGAGCTGCCGCCTGATCTTCTTTCCCGCGTGCAGCGGGTAGGGAGCCGTCTCTGGACTAAGCTTAAGTGACCTTCTAGTCATCTAGGCATGCGCTCTGTCGGCCACTCGAGCGCTTACGCCTAAGGGTCGCGAACGCAGTCCTTGAATTGCTGGGCGAGGAAGTAGTTCAGCTAGTGGGAGATAACGATACGCAAACGTGTCTTTGCCGTAACGCAGGAGTTCCAATGCTGATGATACGCCCCCCTTTTTTTTGAGTATTTAGGTGGCTGCGGAGATGATTCGAATCGTGCATTGCCACCAAAAATGTCCAGCTTTGCAGCAACGCCGTGGCAAACTCCTATCCATCACCTCACAGACGAGATGGTTGAGCTCTGCTCCTGTCCGTTGTGATCGCAGGCAGAAATGTTATGCCTGCACGACGTTCTTAAGACTCAATGTCCT contains the following coding sequences:
- a CDS encoding nucleotidyltransferase domain-containing protein, producing the protein MDSTSSEMAQTVVIPGISGPQQQRLLDVLIQQADVDAIWLFGSRAMGREGPGSDIDLCVDAARLSHQERLRLMAAIDDLLLPWTVDLALRHELPPDLLSHVQRVGRCLWTRTK
- a CDS encoding PIN domain-containing protein yields the protein MAEKQRFMLDTNAVRVLLERRSPQLDQWFAEDRCSVSAIVSAEIRFGLERRRLPEQRAALVQNLLEVLPVEAFDAPVSNVYGTLRFRLQQIGITVAAMDLLIASHALALERSLISDDQVFAQLPGLHLVQAS
- a CDS encoding AbrB/MazE/SpoVT family DNA-binding domain-containing protein, whose product is MSLRSTITSRGQTVIPAAIRERFGLGPSQRLEWLVEEDGSIRVVPVAASPVQAFRGQSRKGGATARLLADRELDRNAER
- a CDS encoding PIN domain-containing protein — its product is MPAFCLDTSAILTLRDDEPGAERVAMLLDGPDPCFACFITGMEVFYRVWKDEGEGSGRLAYEQLQSLPIAWVDQTEPLLLEASRIKALHRLSVADAWIAAAARLSRATLLHKDPEFEAITELDQSWLA
- a CDS encoding nucleotidyltransferase substrate binding protein; its protein translation is MAADIRWQQRFANYTRALEQLERFFEPPALNEREQQGLIKAFEYTFELAWNTLRDLLRSQGNESLLGSRDTLREAFRLELLQDGESWMLMIQDRNLTSHTYNRATADAIAANIQQHYLSCFQSLRTRLQIRLEKEAR
- a CDS encoding TA system VapC family ribonuclease toxin codes for the protein MSSNADLPDLNVWLALATPDHFHHQPALNYWEQQAAEQVHFCTVTALGLVRLLSQPKLMGPDVKTTHEASAILQSLCQQPGVSLAIPASDGWDVFHQLMREGDLSARLCTDAYLAALAISNGWRLVSFDRDFERFGDLQRLSLRSGG